In Corallococcus soli, the genomic stretch CGCACCGGATGCGGACTCGGAGCCGCGTGCTCGGGAGTTCGTGGCCCCGCGCAGTGAGCTGGAGCAGCAGCTCGCGAACATCTTCTCGGAGCTGTTGAACGTGAAGCAGGTGGGTATCCACGACGGCTTCTTCGAGCTGGGTGGCCACTCGTTGTTGGCGACGCAGGCCATCTCCCGCATCCGCCAGACGTTCGAGGTGGAGCTGCCGCTGCGCGAGCTGTTCGAGTCG encodes the following:
- a CDS encoding phosphopantetheine-binding protein, with amino-acid sequence APDADSEPRAREFVAPRSELEQQLANIFSELLNVKQVGIHDGFFELGGHSLLATQAISRIRQTFEVELPLRELFESPTVETLAVLVMEAQAAQVDPEELAALMAEMEEMSGDEAQALLDAELANGRKTSNE